One genomic region from Siniperca chuatsi isolate FFG_IHB_CAS linkage group LG18, ASM2008510v1, whole genome shotgun sequence encodes:
- the LOC122865754 gene encoding betaine--homocysteine S-methyltransferase 1-like isoform X2: protein MAPAGQKKGILERLDAGEIVVGDGGYVFALEKRGYVKAGPWTPEAAAEHPEAVRQLHREFLRAGSNVMQTFTFYASDDKLENRGHTQRFTGQQINEAACDLARAVADEGDALVAGGVSQTPAYLSCKSQDDVKAIFKKQTDVFVNKNVDFLIAEYFEHVEEAEWAVQVLKTTGKPVAATLCIGPEGDLNGVSPGDCAVRLVKAGAQIVGINCHFDPETCVKTVKLMKEGVEKAGLKAHYMSQPLAYHTPDCNCQGFIDLPEFPFSLEPRILTRWDMQKYAREAYNAGIRYIGGCCGFEPYHIRALAEELAPERGFLPAGSEKHGNWGSGLEMHTKPWVRARARRDYWEKLKPASGRPFCPSMATPDGWGVTKGHADLMQQKEATSQEQLKALFDKANKSH from the exons ATGGCGCCAGCTGGACAGAAGAAG GGTATTTTGGAGCGTCTGGATGCAGGAGAGATCGTGGTCGGGGACGGAGGCTACGTCTTCGCCCTTGAGAAGAGAGGTTATGTCAAAGCGGGACCGTGGACGCCTGAGGCGGCTGCCGAGCACCCAGAAGCGG TGCGGCAGCTGCACAGGGAGTTCCTGAGAGCTGGCTCCAATGTCATGCAGACATTCACTTTCTACGCAAGCGATGATAAACTGGAGAACAGAGGCCACACTCAGCGCTTCACc GGGCAGCAAATAAACGAAGCAGCTTGTGACCTGGCCAGGGCGGTGGCCGACGAGGGCGACGCTCTGGTGGCAGGAGGAGTCTCTCAGACCCCCGCTTACCTGAGCTGCAAGAGCCAGGATGATGTCAAGGCCATCTTCAAGAAACAGACTGATGTCTTTGTCAATAAAAATGTGGACTTCTTGATTGCAGAG TACTTTGAGCATGTGGAGGAGGCCGAGTGGGCAGTCCAGGTTTTGAAGACCACCGGGAAGCCTGTTGCTGCAACTCTGTGTATTGGACCTGAAGGAGACCTGAACGGCGTCAGCCCTGGGGACTGTGCTGTCAGACTCGTCAAAGCTG GAGCTCAGATTGTGGGCATTAACTGCCACTTTGACCCGGAGACCTGTGTGAAGACCGTGAAGTTGATGAAGGAGGGAGTGGAGAAAGCCGGGCTGAAGGCTCACTACATGAGCCAGCCGCTGGCTTACCACACTCCTGACTGCAACTGCCAGGGCTTCATTGATCTGCCAGAGTTCCCCTTCA GTCTGGAGCCGAGGATCCTGACCAGATGGGACATGCAGAAATACGCCCGGGAAGCGTACAACGCTGGCATCCGTTACATCGGAGGCTGCTGTGGATTTGAACCCTATCACATCCGCGCCCTGGCTGAGGAGCTGGCACCTGAGAGGGGTTTCCTGCCTGCTGGCTCGGAGAAGCATGGCAACTGGGGCAGTGGCCTGGAGATGCACACCAAGCCTTGGGTCAGAGCCAG GGCCCGTCGTGACTACTGGGAGAAGCTGAAGCCTGCGTCTGGCCGTCCCTTCTGCCCCTCGATGGCCACCCCCGATGGCTGGGGTGTCACCAAAGGCCATGCTGACCTGATGCAGCAGAAGGAGGCCACCTCCCAGGAGCAGCTGAAGGCTCTCTTTGACAAGGCCAACAAAAGCCACTGA
- the LOC122865754 gene encoding betaine--homocysteine S-methyltransferase 1-like isoform X1 codes for MAPAGQKKGILERLDAGEIVVGDGGYVFALEKRGYVKAGPWTPEAAAEHPEAVRQLHREFLRAGSNVMQTFTFYASDDKLENRGHTQRFTVSVFLICVAAASHEEGQQINEAACDLARAVADEGDALVAGGVSQTPAYLSCKSQDDVKAIFKKQTDVFVNKNVDFLIAEYFEHVEEAEWAVQVLKTTGKPVAATLCIGPEGDLNGVSPGDCAVRLVKAGAQIVGINCHFDPETCVKTVKLMKEGVEKAGLKAHYMSQPLAYHTPDCNCQGFIDLPEFPFSLEPRILTRWDMQKYAREAYNAGIRYIGGCCGFEPYHIRALAEELAPERGFLPAGSEKHGNWGSGLEMHTKPWVRARARRDYWEKLKPASGRPFCPSMATPDGWGVTKGHADLMQQKEATSQEQLKALFDKANKSH; via the exons ATGGCGCCAGCTGGACAGAAGAAG GGTATTTTGGAGCGTCTGGATGCAGGAGAGATCGTGGTCGGGGACGGAGGCTACGTCTTCGCCCTTGAGAAGAGAGGTTATGTCAAAGCGGGACCGTGGACGCCTGAGGCGGCTGCCGAGCACCCAGAAGCGG TGCGGCAGCTGCACAGGGAGTTCCTGAGAGCTGGCTCCAATGTCATGCAGACATTCACTTTCTACGCAAGCGATGATAAACTGGAGAACAGAGGCCACACTCAGCGCTTCACcgtgagtgtgtttttaatctgtgtggctgcagcttctcatgAAGAG GGGCAGCAAATAAACGAAGCAGCTTGTGACCTGGCCAGGGCGGTGGCCGACGAGGGCGACGCTCTGGTGGCAGGAGGAGTCTCTCAGACCCCCGCTTACCTGAGCTGCAAGAGCCAGGATGATGTCAAGGCCATCTTCAAGAAACAGACTGATGTCTTTGTCAATAAAAATGTGGACTTCTTGATTGCAGAG TACTTTGAGCATGTGGAGGAGGCCGAGTGGGCAGTCCAGGTTTTGAAGACCACCGGGAAGCCTGTTGCTGCAACTCTGTGTATTGGACCTGAAGGAGACCTGAACGGCGTCAGCCCTGGGGACTGTGCTGTCAGACTCGTCAAAGCTG GAGCTCAGATTGTGGGCATTAACTGCCACTTTGACCCGGAGACCTGTGTGAAGACCGTGAAGTTGATGAAGGAGGGAGTGGAGAAAGCCGGGCTGAAGGCTCACTACATGAGCCAGCCGCTGGCTTACCACACTCCTGACTGCAACTGCCAGGGCTTCATTGATCTGCCAGAGTTCCCCTTCA GTCTGGAGCCGAGGATCCTGACCAGATGGGACATGCAGAAATACGCCCGGGAAGCGTACAACGCTGGCATCCGTTACATCGGAGGCTGCTGTGGATTTGAACCCTATCACATCCGCGCCCTGGCTGAGGAGCTGGCACCTGAGAGGGGTTTCCTGCCTGCTGGCTCGGAGAAGCATGGCAACTGGGGCAGTGGCCTGGAGATGCACACCAAGCCTTGGGTCAGAGCCAG GGCCCGTCGTGACTACTGGGAGAAGCTGAAGCCTGCGTCTGGCCGTCCCTTCTGCCCCTCGATGGCCACCCCCGATGGCTGGGGTGTCACCAAAGGCCATGCTGACCTGATGCAGCAGAAGGAGGCCACCTCCCAGGAGCAGCTGAAGGCTCTCTTTGACAAGGCCAACAAAAGCCACTGA